One window of the Bacillota bacterium genome contains the following:
- a CDS encoding type IV pilus twitching motility protein PilT gives MELLQIMHFARERGASDIHFTNKRPPLMRIDGDLIKVNDDIMDPAKLEQVVKELTGDRYDEFMDRGELDFTFQAPDGRLRVNVYRQRGIPAAALRVIPDRIPGIDELGLPEVVHSFAKMKQGLVLFTGPTGSGKSTTMAALIDSINNEKSAHILTLEDPIEYIHEHKKSIVNQREVGQDTYSFSNALRAALRQDPDVILVGEMRDLETISIAVTAAETGHLVLGTLHTSTAPATVDRIIDVFPAHQQQQIRVQLAETLRGVVSQRLLPKRGSSGRVCATEILIGTSAIKNLIREGKLHQIPTQMETGSKFGMHTFDQSLKKLADMGVIDPTSF, from the coding sequence ATGGAGCTTTTGCAGATTATGCATTTTGCCCGGGAGCGAGGTGCCTCCGATATTCATTTCACTAACAAGCGCCCGCCCCTGATGAGGATTGACGGCGACCTGATAAAGGTCAATGATGATATCATGGATCCTGCCAAATTGGAGCAAGTCGTTAAGGAACTTACCGGCGACCGCTACGATGAATTTATGGACAGGGGCGAGCTAGACTTCACCTTTCAGGCGCCTGATGGCCGTCTCCGGGTTAACGTCTACCGCCAGCGGGGCATCCCCGCCGCGGCGCTTCGGGTTATTCCCGACCGGATTCCCGGCATCGATGAACTGGGGTTGCCCGAGGTTGTCCATAGTTTTGCCAAGATGAAGCAGGGGTTGGTTCTGTTTACAGGTCCTACCGGTAGTGGTAAATCTACCACAATGGCAGCACTTATAGACTCAATTAATAATGAGAAAAGTGCCCATATACTCACACTTGAGGACCCGATAGAATATATACATGAACACAAGAAGTCTATCGTCAATCAGCGGGAAGTGGGACAAGATACATATTCATTTTCCAACGCCCTACGGGCTGCGCTACGCCAGGATCCCGATGTTATCCTGGTTGGCGAGATGAGGGACTTAGAGACCATCTCCATCGCCGTTACTGCCGCCGAAACTGGCCACTTGGTTCTGGGGACTTTGCACACTTCGACGGCTCCCGCAACTGTCGACCGGATTATCGATGTTTTCCCCGCTCACCAACAGCAGCAGATTCGCGTGCAGCTGGCTGAGACCCTGCGCGGGGTCGTTTCCCAGCGCTTGCTCCCCAAGCGGGGCAGTAGCGGTCGGGTATGTGCCACCGAAATCCTGATTGGCACCTCTGCTATCAAGAACCTAATCCGGGAAGGGAAATTGCATCAGATACCCACCCAGATGGAAACCGGCTCCAAATTCGGTATGCACACCTTTGACCAGTCATTAAAGAAACTTGCCGATATGGGAGTTATTGACCCCACAAGCTTCTAA
- a CDS encoding type II secretion system protein GspE — translation MATREQIDEAKASGKGSNIAEALVELNVLTQQQYIEIMEFHLGVPHVNLDNYQLDGEVINILDQELVKRYKAVPIEKVGERVTVAMADPKDVVAIDDIAMATGCQIVPVIAAKSDLDKVIRKHFTLRESMERVVQESKVEEELDTEQLKLMVDDAPIVRLVDNMIDQAVNEGASDIHIEPREHDLFIRFRIDGILHERMTPPKSTHPLVVSRLKIMAELDIAERRVPQDGRIKFTIANGSQIDLRMSTLPTIYGEKVVLRILNPESILLKMDDLGFTPANLEKFKDIITRSYGLVLVTGPTGSGKTTTLYTGLNYINSPQFNISTVEDPVEYRLGGINQINVHSRIGMTFSAGLRALLRQDPDIIMVGEVRDAETVEIAVRAALTGHLVLSTIHTNDAPSTLTRLIEMGLPPFLVVAAINGVMAQRLVRRLCRECKGSGCSRCNKTGFKGRLAVHEVLTFTDKLRQAVIDGASASQLRKLSREEGMATMYEDGMTKVEQGLTTKEEVVRVVGLDYI, via the coding sequence ATGGCCACCCGTGAACAGATTGATGAAGCGAAGGCCAGCGGCAAGGGCAGCAATATTGCCGAGGCGTTGGTGGAACTGAATGTTCTCACCCAGCAACAATACATAGAGATTATGGAGTTTCATCTGGGCGTCCCCCATGTTAATCTAGATAATTACCAGTTAGATGGAGAAGTAATAAACATTCTCGACCAGGAACTGGTCAAGCGTTACAAGGCGGTGCCGATTGAAAAAGTTGGCGAGCGGGTTACCGTGGCCATGGCTGACCCCAAGGATGTTGTCGCCATCGACGACATCGCCATGGCAACTGGATGCCAGATTGTCCCTGTGATTGCCGCCAAGTCCGATTTGGACAAGGTCATCCGGAAGCACTTCACGCTTCGGGAGTCCATGGAAAGGGTAGTACAGGAATCCAAGGTTGAAGAGGAACTGGACACCGAACAGCTCAAGCTGATGGTTGATGACGCCCCCATTGTTCGTTTGGTTGACAATATGATTGACCAGGCAGTAAACGAAGGGGCCAGCGATATCCATATCGAGCCTCGAGAACACGATTTATTTATTCGTTTCCGGATTGACGGCATTCTCCATGAGCGGATGACTCCGCCCAAAAGTACCCACCCTTTGGTTGTATCCCGGTTAAAAATTATGGCCGAACTGGATATTGCCGAGCGGCGCGTCCCCCAGGATGGCAGAATTAAGTTTACGATTGCCAATGGATCTCAGATCGACTTGCGGATGAGCACCTTGCCAACCATTTACGGTGAGAAGGTCGTGCTCCGGATTCTCAATCCCGAGTCAATCTTACTTAAAATGGACGATCTGGGTTTTACCCCTGCCAACCTGGAGAAGTTTAAGGATATTATAACCCGCTCCTACGGTTTGGTGCTTGTTACCGGGCCTACCGGTAGCGGTAAGACCACAACTCTGTATACAGGACTTAATTATATAAATTCACCTCAATTCAACATATCGACCGTTGAAGATCCTGTCGAATATCGGCTGGGTGGAATCAATCAGATTAACGTGCACAGCCGCATCGGCATGACCTTTAGCGCCGGCCTCCGCGCTCTCTTGCGCCAGGATCCGGATATCATCATGGTTGGTGAGGTCCGGGACGCAGAGACTGTCGAGATTGCTGTTCGGGCAGCGCTCACCGGCCACTTGGTTTTATCCACCATTCACACTAACGATGCTCCCTCAACCCTCACCCGGTTGATTGAAATGGGCCTACCCCCGTTCCTGGTTGTCGCTGCTATTAACGGTGTAATGGCCCAGCGTTTGGTGCGACGCTTATGTCGGGAATGTAAAGGCAGTGGATGTAGCCGCTGTAACAAGACTGGTTTTAAGGGTCGGCTGGCTGTCCATGAAGTGCTGACTTTTACCGACAAATTGCGCCAGGCGGTAATTGACGGGGCCAGTGCCTCCCAGCTGCGTAAGCTGTCACGTGAGGAAGGGATGGCCACCATGTATGAAGATGGGATGACAAAGGTTGAGCAAGGCCTGACCACCAAAGAAGAAGTTGTACGGGTGGTCGGTCTGGATTATATTTAA